ACAACGTGAGGTTATTTACGGCGAACGCCAACAAGTTATCATGGAAGAAACAACCTTGAAGCCAGTTATTATGCCAATGGTTAAACGAACCATTGAGCGGACCGTACAATTACACACGCAAGGGGATCAAAAAGACTGGGATTTAGCTGCCATCGTTGATTTTGCACAAGCTGCCATGGTGAAAGAAGATTCGATTAGTGTCGCTGACTTAGAAAACAAGACGCAAGCTGAAATTGAGGATTACTTGATACAACGCGTCGATGTTATTTATGCAGATAAGACGAAGCAACTTTACGATGCCGGTCAAATGCTAGAATTTGAAAAAGTCGTTATCTTACGGGTGGTCGATGCACATTGGACCGATCATATTGATGCGATGGACCAACTAAGACAATCCATTGGCTTACGTGGCTATGGGCAATTGAATCCATTAGTTGAATATCAACGAGATGGTTACCGGATGTTTGAAGAAATGGTTGCGGATATTGATTATGATACAACGCGTCTCTTCATGAAGTCTGAAATTCGGCAAAATATTCAACGTTAATTAAATAGGCAAGTTAAAAACGTAGTTGGGTATGGTCCAACTGCGTTTTTTGCAAAAAATAACTTAAAAATAAGTTGAGAGAAGGGTTCTTTGTGGAGTTAAGTGAATATAAACATTTAATTGAAGAAATGCAGAGTGCTGTCGGTGACTTTAGGGGGTCGCTTTGACTTAGATGCTTTGAATGAAAGCATCCATGAAAATGAAGCTCGTATGGCCGAACCGGGCTTTTGGGATAATCAGGCGACTGCGCAAACCGTTATTGATGAGAACAATGTCTTAAAAGGAAAGTTTGATGCTTATCAGCAGTTAGCTGATGAAGTCGGCGATTTAGCCGTGGCTTACGAATTACTGAATGAAGAACCGGATACTGAGATGCAAGCCGAATTCGAAACTGACTTCGAAAAAGCCCAACATGATTTGCAGCAATATCGGTTGAATCTGTTACTAGATGGGCCTTACGACCGAAATAATGCCATTTTGGAAATCCACCCAGGTGCTGGGGGGACTGAATCGCAAGACTGGGGTGCCATGTTGTTACGGATGTATACTCGGTGGGCCGGTAGTCATCATTTCACTGTTGAAACGGTTGATTATCAGGCTGGCGAAGAAGCTGGTATTAAGAGCGTAACGTTACTCATTAGTGGTCACAATGCTTATGGTTATTTGCGTTCTGAAAAAGGCGTCCATCGGTTAGTTAGAATTTCACCGTTCGATGCTGCTGGTCGCCGGCATACCTCGTTTGCCAGTGTCGATGTGATGCCAGAATTAGATGATAGTGTCGACATTGACATTCGTACGGATGATTTAAAAGTCGATGTTTATCGGGCGAGCGGTGCTGGTGGTCAACATGTCAATAAAACATCATCAGCTGTTCGGATTACCCACTTACCAACTGGAATTGTGGTTGCGAGTCAGGCCCAACGCTCACAGCTACAAAACCGACAGACGGCGATGAATATGTTACGAGCCAAGTTGTATGAACGAGCTGAAGAAGAACGGGCTAAAAAACGGGCTGCAATTCAAGGTGAGCAACTAGAAATCGGTTGGGGGTCACAAATTCGCTCCTATGTTTTCCATCCTTATACCATGGTCAAAGATCATCGGACGAATTATGAGTCGCATGATGGTCAAGGTGTGATGGACGGTGAGTTAGATCCGTTTATTGATTCCTATTTACGCTGGAAGCTAGCTCAAAAAAATCCACAGTAAGGGTGAGACACTAGAGTGACCGACGTCAATGGTTACTTTAGTGTTTTTTTGAGTATTAGGATTATAATTATTAAAGATAAACGTATTAATGACGGTCATTAATGGGAATAAACAAGATTGGTCTGAACCAGTAAAAATGCTATACTAATTTCAGAGTTCAACGTTAGGAGTAACGCACATGCAGGTATTAAAGGTTTTGGAATTATTCTTGGTACAACCGTTGGTCTGGGTCGGCTTGATTCGATGCTATTTGTCGGCCCGACGACGAGTTAAGTATGAGCGACAGACGTTCGGCAGTGCCATTGATGCTCGTTATTTTGAAGAGCGGAATTTCTTTAAATATGGCATCTTGTTGGGGTTGGTGGCGACTGTGATTAGTCTAGCTTTGGGATTGATTGTTTCACCTGTTTGGGTCTTGATTTATGAAGGGCTTGCCGTGATTAGTTTGCTGATTGTGCCTTTCGGTTTGATCCCAATAACTGTTTTTGGACTTAGTTGGTTGCTTTATTGGGGACTTAATCCTAAAGTTACGTTGATGGGACATCAACTTCAACGCGTTGGGGTCACCACAATGAGTTTGAGCAATGGTGTGGTTCTCAGCGGGCTAGTGCTAGTCGTGATATTACTGGCAAGTACGGCGTTTCTATTGACGCGCCATTCGACGCAAGTGGCTTCACCACAAGTTCGCCCAGATCAACGTGGCAAACGAATCGTGAGGTATCGGTGGCAACAGTTATTGGTTTTACCAGTTGGCGTCTTAATTCCCGGTGATTGGTTGCATTCGACGCTTAGTTGGTGGCCCGTTTTTCAAGTGGGTCATCAAAGCTTCGGCCTACTCTTGTTGCCGTTATTACTTGGCATGAGTGCGCAAGTTTATAAGCAAACGCCATCCGTGGCGTGGCACCGTTTGGCGACGCGCTATGGTAGTGTGGCGTTAATCGGGCTGGTTATGGTCATTGGGGCTAAGTTAGTCACACTAAGCCCACAATGGGGTGTTGGATTGATTGGTGGCGTAGTGGTTTTAGTTTGGCTGAGTTTAGCACAACATCGCTATCATGATCGGCACCAACAATTTTGGTTTTCAGATACTGACCAAGGCGTGCGTGTGATTGGCTTACGGCGTCACACGCCTGCTGATAAACTTAATTTGAAGGTTGGCGATATTATTTTAGAATGTAATCGCCAACCTGTGCATACTGAGACGCAATTTTATGCAGCATTATTAAAGAATCCAACCTATGTTCACTTGAAAGTACGCAATGGACAACAAGAATTAATTATAACTGAAACGGCGATTTATAATGGGGCTCCACATGAGTTAGGGATTGTGTTATTCACTGATCAGGAGGATTAACGACCATGGATAAGATTTTAGTGGTAGATGATGAACCAGCAATTGTCACGTTATTATCATATAACTTAAAACAAGCTGGTTATGAAGTTGTGACGGCCACCGATGGGGCGGCGGCGTTAGCTTTGGGTATGCAACAACCGTTTACATGTATTTTATTAGATTTGATGTTGCCTAAATTAGACGGTATGGAAGTGACTAAGCGGTTGCGACAAGAGAAAATTCAGACGCCAATCATTATTGTCACGGCTAAAAGTGATGAATTTGATAAAGTATTTGGTTTGGAATTAGGTGCAGATGATTATATCACGAAGCCGTTTTCACCACGGGAAGTGTTGGCCCGAATTAAAGCAGTGATTCGGCGGATGACACCACCTGATAAGCCGGCAACCGTTCCGATATCTGCGGCACCGACCAGTCGATCGATGACGACTATTGGTGAATTGCAAATTGACCAAGATAAGTATCGGGTGACGCGCAATGGTGAAAATATTAGTGTGACCCCCAAAGAGTTTGAATTACTAGTTTATTTTATTGAACGAGAGGGTCGGGTGCTCAGTCGCGAAGCCATTTTGAATCACGTCTGGGGCTATGATTATGCGAGCGAAACCAGAATTGTGGATATTCATATTTCACATTTACGAGAAAAAATTGAACTAGATCCAAAAAATCCACAATTAATCCGCACGGTGCGTGGTTTTGGCTACGAGTTCGTTGGTGATGAGCATGCATAATCAGTGGCAGCAAACGATGCGTCTGTTAACGTTAGAAAATATTTTGACGTTGTTAATCGGCTTGGTCGTGCTGCAACATTTTTCACCGATTCAGTGGTCATGGCAATTAGTCGGGCTACTAACGTTAGCCATTGTTTTGTTGGCCATTATTGAAGCCAGTATT
This region of Lactobacillus sp. CBA3605 genomic DNA includes:
- the prfB gene encoding peptide chain release factor 2 (programmed frameshift); amino-acid sequence: MELSEYKHLIEEMQSAVGDFRGSLDLDALNESIHENEARMAEPGFWDNQATAQTVIDENNVLKGKFDAYQQLADEVGDLAVAYELLNEEPDTEMQAEFETDFEKAQHDLQQYRLNLLLDGPYDRNNAILEIHPGAGGTESQDWGAMLLRMYTRWAGSHHFTVETVDYQAGEEAGIKSVTLLISGHNAYGYLRSEKGVHRLVRISPFDAAGRRHTSFASVDVMPELDDSVDIDIRTDDLKVDVYRASGAGGQHVNKTSSAVRITHLPTGIVVASQAQRSQLQNRQTAMNMLRAKLYERAEEERAKKRAAIQGEQLEIGWGSQIRSYVFHPYTMVKDHRTNYESHDGQGVMDGELDPFIDSYLRWKLAQKNPQ
- a CDS encoding PDZ domain-containing protein; its protein translation is MQVLKVLELFLVQPLVWVGLIRCYLSARRRVKYERQTFGSAIDARYFEERNFFKYGILLGLVATVISLALGLIVSPVWVLIYEGLAVISLLIVPFGLIPITVFGLSWLLYWGLNPKVTLMGHQLQRVGVTTMSLSNGVVLSGLVLVVILLASTAFLLTRHSTQVASPQVRPDQRGKRIVRYRWQQLLVLPVGVLIPGDWLHSTLSWWPVFQVGHQSFGLLLLPLLLGMSAQVYKQTPSVAWHRLATRYGSVALIGLVMVIGAKLVTLSPQWGVGLIGGVVVLVWLSLAQHRYHDRHQQFWFSDTDQGVRVIGLRRHTPADKLNLKVGDIILECNRQPVHTETQFYAALLKNPTYVHLKVRNGQQELIITETAIYNGAPHELGIVLFTDQED
- a CDS encoding response regulator transcription factor, yielding MDKILVVDDEPAIVTLLSYNLKQAGYEVVTATDGAAALALGMQQPFTCILLDLMLPKLDGMEVTKRLRQEKIQTPIIIVTAKSDEFDKVFGLELGADDYITKPFSPREVLARIKAVIRRMTPPDKPATVPISAAPTSRSMTTIGELQIDQDKYRVTRNGENISVTPKEFELLVYFIEREGRVLSREAILNHVWGYDYASETRIVDIHISHLREKIELDPKNPQLIRTVRGFGYEFVGDEHA